ttctttattaaagttaagactctgccacaccccccccccccctaaaatgCCTTGTTCAAAAACgcccccacgtctacgtcacgatgtggaaatatttgcttaatgccaaccaaatgttcacgcaaagaaagaaggggtGATTCGAAGAACCGCTGTTAGTGTTGAATTAGCCATGTCAGGGAAACTCTGTGTGTATCTAGTCAAacgcaaaagcactttatttggtcttcCGAAAGTATAAGATTacatacaacagaacagcaacacattttatagacaaccgtttcgtgaacctaggagaggaggttatTCTGACTTTGGTACagcaatctggcacttctgaatcaactactgtatgttttgttattagattaagtatttgctattgactgttcaaatgggGAGTTTTGCATGCTATgtgtgtgcacgagagagagagagagagagagagagagagagagagacatcttgtgtactgtaaacacgtacgagcttcatcactgtgtctgccatgccactctgttcccctttcggtcTTCAACTGAtgataaaactaaggacattattaactgtctttacatttattttgacagagaaagcttgcgattatggaaaagggcattacatttccgacgagtgcttgtggtgttcgaccaatcacaatgcactggatcaattggccaatcagagcagactgtgcttgtcggaaggagggactttgtagaaaacaaaatgtttgtgagagccggggcatagaggacctacactaatgtacagtatttgaaaaataatgctttttgaacattaaagcatgactacatattctgttacaccaaatacacaaaataatgatctttaaaaaagcatcatactGTATGTCCCCTATAAACTATATCAGTAATCCCCTCAAATTTCAGTAACATCACATTCAGCCCAACACACATCCCCATGCACATACACacgtctgtttttatatcatGTTAGGGAGTTTTCATTGTTCTTTTACTGAGCTAATGATATTGCTAACCCTGATCCTTCCTTTAAACCTTTATTcattgattttttaattaattaaacactaTTTACTAGTGTCCTTGCCTCAGACCATTTATAGTGGAGTTTCTGGTCAACCTACACACTTTCTAAGAGTAACAATTTTACATAGTAAACATAATCCCtgcttgcaaaataataataaaaaaatatgcatatgcaAATCAAAAATGTACTAATTTACTTgacatagatttattttattgcagtttgttccttaatacaaaataaactgcaAAAAGACATGAACAATGACATCATCCTGACACTGGTaaggattaattattttgtttaccaGAGATAGCCACTGCCACCTGGTGTCGGATATGACTAAAATAACACCCACTATCCTCCTTACTAAACATTTCCTGCCCCATGACTTTGATGAAAAAGGAGGGTCCAATAGAGAGAACTGATAATGGTAAATATACATAGAGGAGGCCTGATGAGTATTGTAACACAGCGTGAGTCGTGACACCATATATGAACTACAgtagtgaataaaataaaaatctctcaCCCAGTTGAGATTGTTGATCATGTTAAATATTTTGGCACATACAATGCATGCAATGCCTGTTTCTAATAGAGAATCAGTTTTTGAGTGAGTCAGAACATACTGGAGATTGCTTACAAACTGGTTGAGAGTGTGCTGACTTATCATTTAACATCCTGCTATGGGCACCTTGATTGTAAGCAGAAACATAACCTGGCAAGGGTCActaaaatacaggtgcatctaaaaaaaaaattaaaatcatggaaaatgcctttattttttgtaattaagttTAAagctttcttatattctagatttcacacaaacttaaattttttttattaataaagcttgattagtttgattaattttgagtataaatactgggtacctcttgggctagttcaGAACATGCAAGCACAATTATGGGAAAAGACTATTGATTTTGCAGTGGTCCAGAAGACAATAATCAAGGAGGACAATAATTGCTGAGAGGACTAGCTgagtatacaaaatgtattcatagaaagttgactggaaggaaaaagtgtggtaggaaaaggtgcccAAGAAACAGGGATGagcacagccttgggaagattgtcaggaaaagccgattcaagaacttgggagatattcacaaggagtggactgaagcttgGACCAATGCATcgagagtcaccacactcagacgtcttcaggaaaaaagagctacagctgtcacattcctagaaccaagccactcctgaaccagaaaaaaatgtcagaagcaTTTCAACTGGGGTAAGGGgaaaaataactggactgttgctcagtggtccaaagtcctcttttcagatgaaagtaaatttagcatttcatttggaaatcaagatctggagtctggaggaagactggaaagcacagaatccaaagtctaGTGTAAAGTTTCCGAAGTTAGTGATGATTTGGGGAACCATGATGTCtgctggtccattgtgttttatcaagtccaaagaaACACAGGCATCTACAGTACCAGGAGATtctggagcactttatgcttccatctgcttacaagctttatggagatgctgatttcattttccagcaggacttagCAACTGCCCAAACTGCCCAAACCCCTTTCAAATGCTTTGATTagcatgatattactgtgcttgattagccagccaactcacctgacctgaacctcacagagaatctatggggtattgtgaagggGAAGACAAGTAAAATCTGACAAACAATGCAGAGAAGatgaaggccgctatcaaagcaacctgggcttcaataataataataattcatcggAAAGGAGCCCCTCCCAAGTATTGAGTtaataattaaacctgctttggagatcttgatcACATCTGGTCATATTTTTGATAGTCTGATTGATCATATGCAGGAGCAGATTTTCTTGTTCAGTTTAGTATAAATTATTTACAGCTTTTCATTCatgcaacatgtaaaaaaaactattcatacCTCTGCAGACCAAGAGAGTTTCCAATGTACTTCTGTACAGAGTTAAACCTCCACATAGGCCTACCGactattttacatataatttcatgtaattatgattattttttaatttatttgcttgttttgaaTTATGGTGCTACCTATGCTGTTTACCATTTTgtattaaaatgcttaaaattaaaTGAAGGTGGGGTGGTAAAAAGATGTTATTATCTTTTCTAACAGTGTTACAAAGGGCAGTGGTTTGTAATCACACTCTTCATACTTAATTTCTagtttatagaatatatataatgtgtacgTTTTTAACTAATGAAAATTGTAGTAGACAAAACTAACACTTGCAAAAATAAAATTCCCCTATTGTTATCtggtattatattattattctaacTCACCCAAACTGCATATTAAAATGTAGCcttaaacaaaacaagcaattaaaaactattaagactatTGAAGTGGCTAGGCCATTTATGTGCCTTGTTTTTTAATGCTAGCTCAAATGAACAGACTCTTGAAATTCCCATAACAAACACAGCGCGATGGAATTCCCATAGAAATTAATGTAACTGACAAACAATTAAGAGTGCAACGCAGGCGCGCTCCGAGCCCTACGCATGCGCAGTCCCGCGCGGTGTCAAGTTACTAGAGTGGGTTTGGGAATTCCCCAGGAAAACACCTACGCAGCCACACGGCCTTTTCTGGACAAACAGGGCAACAGCAAGCCGCTCACAAGGGGAGCAATTTGTAGTTTTATAATGCTCCGGACATGGAGGGAATCTGAGGCTTGTGCGACAGCGCTTGCCGCTGTTTTGGGGGAATTTGTCCAGAAAGAGGGCATCTTTTTCCCATAAAAACACCAACAAGCGTTAGACGTAATCCACCTGGATAGAAGCGAAAACGGCGCAGCAGATAGTTATTTGTTAGGAAAGGCAATTTTTCTTGTTACAGCGGACATCATTTATACGGCACATCCATATATAAATGGAGGGGACGCACGATATTCACGGTGACTCCCGGAGACAGAATGCACGGCCTGGACCGAGCTACGCTGTGGAGAAAAGGGGCGCCCTGGATTCTGTCCCGGAGGACTGGTGTGACAGCGGGCTAGACTCCTTAAGCGGGGTCGGACTCGGTTTTGAGGGTCCCTACGGAACTTACACCGAGGCCGACCAGATGTGGACACCTGGACGGTCTGTGTCTGACATACCTGACATCCATCCGTCGGACGAGTCCGACAACAGGAGTAACACGGACTGTGTGTCGATTGGCGGCGGAGAGAGGCTCGACTCTGCCATCGGGGACTCCATTAATGAGGATGCTGTGGTGGGGTGCATCTCCGACGGGATCGGCACCATGATCCTGAGCGAGCCTGCAGGTACAGACAGACTGGCGAATTCAAACACTGAGGAGGGTCGACAGCGAAGGGAAGAGCTCTTCAACACGCTCAACTTTCTGTCAGAGGACGGGGACACGTAAGTCTATGTAGTTTTGTATTACCTGTACGTTTGAAAAGTTTGGAAAGCTATTGGATTTAGACTGTAAACATGTCCTTTTGTCTCTCAGTGTACTTCATTTGGCACTGATTCATGAGCAGTGGGGTGTCGTTCAGTGCCTGCTTGAAGAAATTGTGGTTGACAGCACCTGGACTCCTTACCTGGACATTCAGAATGATCTGGGCCAGGTAAATGCACAccacagtgttgccagatatttgtagaaaaacaaacaacatgctCTGACAAGCCAGCACCTGTGGATAGCTTTACTTTCATTGATTTACTGTTCCATACaacattacatattaaataagGCAATACATTTCATGGTGCTTTTGAAGTCACCTTATCAAACGTATCAactcttatttttttatggaatattgcattgtttattataaataaattattggtgCCTGTAATTGAAACCCATGTgcactaataatatttaaaataactgtatgcacatttttactttgaaatattcatttaaaaatagcaaTATCAGTTATGCTGGTCCACTGACTTTTAATAAGTTGAAATCAGGgctgctgctggccaaatgggtgccctaagcaggattgtattgttgcaCCCCCCTTTctcaaatatcacaaaaaaaagataGTATCTATAGAAAAAGATACAATAGGGGTCAAAATAgaactttcataaaaaaattcaaaaaataaataaattaattgtttacaaattacaattgtagctctgaACATGGCCATTTTtttctgggagttggtgccctatgcCAGCTGCGTATACTGCATATAGGGAGCGCCGGTACTGGGTGAAATAATTCTGTTTCTTTTCAACGCTCCCTCCAAAAGTCTGTTCTGGGAGTTTGGAAGTTTGGTGGGTATGAAATTCcgaattccaaaattactgtatTGCAGCAACAAATGCATATGTACAGCAAATGTACAGCTACCCACTGTAATTATGACAATTTAACTATAGGGGGCTCCAAACTCGCAAAATTATGCACAGCCATATACTGTTTCTTTAATGAAAAACATTGATTTTAACTTTAACCTCTCCAGCAACCTGTCACTCACATGACTTCACAGCAATTAACAAATCACAAAGATCAAATCAATTCTCAAAGGACAAATTCAAGTCCCATCCAACATTTTTTCtttgtcagattttattttttttctcattcataTACACCTATAGGGAGACAGAACCCAAAACCTAGCATGTCCAATTGCACAGTTTTACTCTGGAAATAATGCAAACCACAGCTGATCATATTTATGtgtcattataataaaaaagccCAGAGTCACATTTATAATAAGTGTATATGGCAACACTGACACACCATCAGTGCATCTCTAATTTTTTTCACCCTCCCTCCTTATTTGCTTAGACCGCTCTACATTTAGCAGTCATCGTAGACCGGAGTGAGTGTGTTCGGGCACTGTTGTGGAGTGGAGCCAGTGCGCAGATCCAAGAGAGGGGTGGAAACACACCTTTACACCTGGCTGTCAGAGAGCTTCgcaaagagtgtgtgagagagctgACCAGCTGCTCACGGACCCCACCAGTGCACCTGAACATCACCAACTACGCAGGTACCAAGTCAAGCAAATGTATTTCACTGATGAATATCATTGTTTTTATAAATCTATGTTCTGCGTCCTGTCCCATtctctgtccgtctgtgtctTTAAGGTGTGAGTGCACTGCACCTGGCTGTACATAAGGGCAACTGTGACATCATCAATATGCTGCTGGAGGCTGGAGCAGATGTAAATCAATGGGTGAGAAAGTACCATTTGATTTAAATCAGGGTTATTGTAGTtacctaaaactgaaactaaaatgagCACCATTAaaactttttcatttaaattttttttttatcattgattTTGTAGGATTTGGGGTCAGGTCGGTCTCCATTGCACTGGGCAGtggaaggtcagaggtcagaggtagTGACGTTATTATTGAGCGCTGGCGCATTGGTGAATCAGCACTCATATGCAGGCCACACCCCATTCTACTGTGCCCTTTACCGACCCAACAAAGAGGTGCAGGCCCTTCTTAGTGCCCATGGGGCCACATACACACAGGacgatgaggaagaggaagagtacAGAGAGAGTGAGGAGGTCAGAGCCAAACCCAAACACACTGACACCTGAATGCTTAACTGTCTGCTTTTGTACTTATTATTTCTCTGTCCGTCACAGGAGGAGTTTGATGATGTCATCATAAATGGACAGCGAGTGCTGTAGCTGTAAAACATGGACACTACTCTGCCGTTAAACCCCTTGAACTCCAGCTGAAAGAATGTGGAGTCTTGAGTGTAtttggtgtgtctgtgtgtgtgtcttttgtttTAAGGTACAGTATGCTGGTTTTGGTTCAGGCTGATGGAAGTGCATAGCTAGATTATGTTAGTAATGGAAGATCTATGATGAAGTTATTTAAGCCTGATATCAAGCAAAGCCTTTTAAAGCTGTAACAATGGAGGCAGCTTTTCATTTAGTAAAACCTCTCATTGGCCCATCTGGTGTATGTTagaataaagggatagttcacctaaagaAGAATATGCTGTCCCACCCTTGTGGTGATTCAAGCCTGTATGACGTTTTCTTCTGGGGAATaaagaaatgtctttaaaaatgatTGAAAAGTGTTTCATGTGCACACATTAAAAATCAGAGGAGTCCAGTGTTGTTTAGGCAACATATACTATATCACACCTTTAGGGAAAATGTCTTtaacagaagaaacaaagtcatttaggtttggtgagtaaatgattttaattttgggtgaattatcccatAAAGAACCAAATGCCATAGAAGTTACCGTACACttgttattttaagattttatgtcTGCAGCACATGGGAGCAGCACGGTAGTAATACTCCCACTAGTGGGTAGATTCATTATGTCCACAACACGTGTTGATCTAAAATGTGATTAATAGTGGCTTTCttaatgctttaaaatgaaattgttAGCCAGATATAACTGAAGAAACCTTGAAGagaaatttgaatgttttttaataaacttgtTGACTTACTATTACTGCTACACCAActactatatatattttctccTAAAATGGGTTTTGGGGTGAATATGATCGATCGGTGGATATACAGTCAGTCAGAGAGAGATGAAAAGTTTTTATAGTGCTgacttaaaaaaattacttaaaaaaaatctacattacaaCTCAAAACTTTGAACTGAATGCAAAGAAATATAATTAGCGCTAAATTCTTGATCTAGGGATGTTCATATTAAAGACTCATCAAACCGCTTACAGTTACATCATATCGTTTAAATTGTGAAGCATCTAACAAACattccaaattaaattaaatacggcaacaaaacacttttttatcttattaaattatattttaaattaattaaaaccaaaaactttatgtacattaataataaagaaagCGGATCTAAATGTAACTGGTTCTGTCTGTCTTGTGTTGTTTTCAATTGTTATAAAAGTGGAATTTGATCATCATGTGGGGGACATTCAATGTTTCTGTTTGTAGGGGTGAACGTGATGTTTTTTCGGTGGTGATGATGATTGGTTCGTTCTGTTGGTAATATAGAGACTCATTTGGAAATCAGGGCTACTTGTACTTGTCCTCTGTGAGCTGACTGTATACTGGTGAGCAGTTTTAAATGATAAGGTTAATGGTTATTCATCCATTGAGAATATGTCATTGGTTTGACATTGTGCTTTAGGAAACGATGCCACAGTAACAGCTCAATAACACAATCAAGAAAGAGGAAGGAGCGACATTTAGGGATTAATGAAACAAGTGTAGCCATGtcaaccctttcgagtcgattaacgcatatatgcgttttgagtcattttcacctgataaccccgaaaagaacttaaattacactctcagttttaatcgtacagataagagcaatacatcaatcgaatctgtaaagggtctagttttttttggatacagacataataacaaaaaacctttgtgcacttataaaataaagataacaaacaaggtgcgctgtctacagtctttgtctccgctgatcgtcatgtacaaacatttcattaaaatgaactgtaactccgtgaatactcaacgaagagacatgagacagatatctatagaaagcctggaatgtctacttttaaactaaacaagtgctgccgaaaacaaatattctgagataaagtaatccatatgaaaacaacgcgatgtctatttttcatatctccgctcattatatttaatgtgaccacgcccccgcgctgaacgcgctattcagattcaaactgaagcgcgcggcttgaatacacccacacagaagaaaaagcagccagactattcttcaagtttttattttattttactgtttgcttcgcgatgagaggactaagacataattcaccccaaaaagatgtgatgtggttgaggatttgagaaatggatttcctcagaaaaaagaatgaagcactttttcagcagagatcataaacagagtaagtctctctttatttatttgtactagttttcacataacgtgtaaacattttactagttagactttttccaaatactttttccaaactataattcctgactaaatgtataatca
The sequence above is drawn from the Carassius auratus strain Wakin chromosome 5, ASM336829v1, whole genome shotgun sequence genome and encodes:
- the nfkbib gene encoding NF-kappa-B inhibitor beta, with the protein product MEGTHDIHGDSRRQNARPGPSYAVEKRGALDSVPEDWCDSGLDSLSGVGLGFEGPYGTYTEADQMWTPGRSVSDIPDIHPSDESDNRSNTDCVSIGGGERLDSAIGDSINEDAVVGCISDGIGTMILSEPAGTDRLANSNTEEGRQRREELFNTLNFLSEDGDTVLHLALIHEQWGVVQCLLEEIVVDSTWTPYLDIQNDLGQTALHLAVIVDRSECVRALLWSGASAQIQERGGNTPLHLAVRELRKECVRELTSCSRTPPVHLNITNYAGVSALHLAVHKGNCDIINMLLEAGADVNQWDLGSGRSPLHWAVEGQRSEVVTLLLSAGALVNQHSYAGHTPFYCALYRPNKEVQALLSAHGATYTQDDEEEEEYRESEEEEFDDVIINGQRVL